The following are encoded in a window of Phragmites australis chromosome 22, lpPhrAust1.1, whole genome shotgun sequence genomic DNA:
- the LOC133905055 gene encoding transcription factor VIP1-like produces MDPRFPLPAVPAPTSGSGRGHHRRAHSETFLRLPDADLLLDLDPDGDFSFSDLDFPSLSDDSLAASDPTPPPPPPPQALAPAPAPRHPGGGGAHTRSLSLDAAFFESQAFQGGGGGGGGGHKRSGSMDGVSSPFEGESALSSGLPDYAKKAMPTERIAELALIDPKRAKRILANRQSAARSKERKIKYTSELERKVQTLQTEATTLSAQLTLLQRDTTGLTAENRELKLRLQSMEEQAKLRDALNEALREEVQRLRIAAGQAANMNGNPFNGGLHQQIPSYFSQEQQMGYFGGHQAQHHNPSHLQSSSNGGQSLSGQSLNDSMDFI; encoded by the exons ATGGACCCGCGCTTCCCGCTGCCGGCGGTGCCGGCGCCGACCTCGGGCAGCGGCCGGGGGCACCACCGGCGGGCCCACTCGGAGACGTTCCTGCGCCTCCCCGACGCGgacctcctcctcgacctcgaCCCCGACGGCGACTTCTCCTTCTCCGACCTCgacttcccctccctctccgaCGACTCCCTGGCCGCCTCCGACcccaccccgccgccgccgccaccgccgcaggccctggccccggcccccgcgccCCGGCACCCCGGCGGGGGTGGGGCCCACACGAGGAGCCTCTCCCTCGACGCCGCCTTCTTCGAGAGCCAAGCCTTTCAgggcggaggaggtggcggcgggggcgggcATAAGAGGAGCGGGTCCATGGATGGGGTCAGCTCGCCGTTCGAAGGCGAGTCGGCGCTGTCGAGCGGCCTGCCGGACTACGCGAAGAAGGCCATGCCCACCGAGAGGATCGCCGAGCTCGCGCTCATCGACCCCAAGCGCGCAAAGAG GATTCTAGCAAACAGGCAGTCGGCGGCGAGGTCGAAGGAGAGGAAGATCAAATACACTAGTGAACTGGAGAGGAAGGTCCAGACTCTGCAGACGGAGGCCACCACGCTATCAGCACAGCTCACGCTTCTCCAG AGGGATACAACTGGTTTAACTGCTGAGAATAGAGAGCTCAAGCTCCGGTTGCAGTCCATGGAAGAGCAAGCTAAACTGCGGGATG CTTTAAATGAAGCCCTGCGAGAAGAAGTCCAGCGACTAAGGATAGCTGCAGGGCAAGCCGCAAACATGAATGGGAATCCTTTCAACGGTGGTCTCCATCAGCAGATCCCATCCTATTTCTCTCAAGAGCAGCAGATGGGTTACTTTGGTGGACACCAAGCTCAGCATCACAATCCAAGCCATCTCCAGAGTTCATCGAACGGGGGCCAGTCGCTGAGTGGTCAGTCCCTAAACGACTCCATGGATTTCATATGA